The sequence AGTTGTACCATCAGGCCCTTGTCGCCGATTTCTTCCGCCTCTTTCGCGCGCTGGGTATAATCCTTCGTCGCTTGGCGTTCGGCCGCGAGCACGGCTTCCAACATTTCGCGGTTGGTGCGCGCAGCCGGCACGGCGCGCGGTTTCGTAGTCGGCTCACCGCCGAGGGCGACAATTTTGTTCGCGAGAAATTGCGCGTGCAATTGTTCGTCCGCCACTTCGGTGAGAAAGAATTGTGAAAGCTGCGGCCGAAACGGCCCGCTGGTCTTGGCCGCATACGTGAGATACTGAATGATTGCGCCGAGCTCGCCGGCGAGATCTTCATTCAAACGGTCGATCAAAGCTTGTTTGTTCATCATTATTCCCTTTCTTTATCGTTTTTGCCGTTTTGCTCAACCCTGCCTGCATGAATGTGATTTTACTTCTGTTCATGCTGTGATTTTTGTGTGGCATCGAGTTGAACGTCGTGTTCAGTCTTTTGATTCTTTCGTTCACCCGGAACGTTGCAGGAACGCGATAGTCACGTGTGAATGCCCAGCTTGGGCAAAATCACCAATTGCAATATAAAGTAAACCGCAATGATAAGCAACGCTGTAATGGAATCCATAATGTTCCTCATGATTTGCCAACGTTAGAGATTCTGAATGGCGCGCGCCAGGCGTGCACGCACTTCCTGCGCAATTCCAGCAAGCTTGGCGTTGTTCACGCCCGCCATCGAGGCAATCGGATCAACGGCCGCAACTTCGACGCCGCCGGCTTTTTCCTGCACGATGACATTGCACGGCAGCATCGTGCCGATGTATTCTTCCGCCTGCAAAGCCTGGTGGGCAAAGGGCGGATTGCATGCGCCCAAAATTTTATAACGCCGGAAATCAACGTTGAGCTTTTGCTTCAGCGT is a genomic window of Cytophagia bacterium CHB2 containing:
- a CDS encoding ferritin-like domain-containing protein; translated protein: MNKQALIDRLNEDLAGELGAIIQYLTYAAKTSGPFRPQLSQFFLTEVADEQLHAQFLANKIVALGGEPTTKPRAVPAARTNREMLEAVLAAERQATKDYTQRAKEAEEIGDKGLMVQL
- a CDS encoding DUF302 domain-containing protein, coding for MSYYFAKQIHSGFDEAIARVTEELKKEGFGILTEIDVAATLKQKLNVDFRRYKILGACNPPFAHQALQAEEYIGTMLPCNVIVQEKAGGVEVAAVDPIASMAGVNNAKLAGIAQEVRARLARAIQNL